In one Phyllostomus discolor isolate MPI-MPIP mPhyDis1 chromosome 8, mPhyDis1.pri.v3, whole genome shotgun sequence genomic region, the following are encoded:
- the LOC118502189 gene encoding uncharacterized protein LOC118502189: MTSRPGRSLSLLLVPAWPVRIDFLLARTVPRHFPAVNTAPRTAGRCDVLDAPAGRSAPAPVPPRHRHAVTGRHARSLSPLRPPNRETLNKSVSAPEPCNARSSVSRAPRGKPCPGQGFSQGGVRGSHRARATWCSRSQHTRRAPEAGECKGRLDQDSRELGSRAVCPRSQSSCHSSLRIRWPRTLTSEELQADIFLPLFAEINLHLCRRVTVYHFSPCPAPRSRSPGSRGASGPVGHAASAE; encoded by the exons ATGACTTCCAGGCCAGGAAGAAGCCTCTCTTTGTTGCTAGTGCCTGCGTGGCCAGTAAGAATTGACTTCCTCTTGGCCCGGACTGTTCCTCGACACTTCCCTGCAGTAAATACAGCTCCCCGCACCGCGGGCCGCTGTGACGTCCTGGACGCCCCGGCTGGCCGGTCCGCGCCTGCGCCCGTGCCGCCCCGGCACCGGCACGCCGTCACGGGCCGTCACGCTCGTTCACTCTCCCCACTCCGTCCACCAAACCGTGAAACACTAAACAAATCCGTGTCCGCTCCAGAGCCCTGTAATGCCCGTTCCTCCGTCTCCAGAGCGCCTCGCGGTAAGCCTTGCCCTGGACAAGGGTTTTCACAGGGAGGAGTCCGAGGGAGCCACAGAGCGCGAGCGACCTGGTGCTCGCGCAGCCAGCACACACGCAGGGCCCCTGAGGCGGGGGAGTGTAAGGGGCGCCTGGACCAAGACTCGCGAGAGCTGGGGTCGCGTGCGGTCTGCCCTCGTTCCCAAAGCAGCTGTCACTCGTCTCTGAGGATCCGCTGGCCACGCACCCTGACGAGTGAGGAGCTTCAGGCAGACATATTCCTTCCACTTTTTGCTGAAATAAACCTCCACCTTTGTAGAAGAGTCACTGTTTATCATTTCAGCCCCTGTCCAGCCCCTCGTTCTCGATCCCCTGGGAGCAGGGGAGCTTCCGGCCCGGTGGG ACATGCTGCTTCTGCAGAGTGA